A part of Olleya sp. Bg11-27 genomic DNA contains:
- the alaS gene encoding alanine--tRNA ligase has product MNSQDVRATFLKFFEDKKHSIVRSAPMVLKDDPTLMFVNAGMAPFKEYFLGNSQPKNNRITDSQKCLRVSGKHNDLEEVGYDTYHHTLFEMLGNWSFGDYFKEEAIAWAWELLTEVYKIDKDILYVTVFEGSDDDDNLKMDTEAYDLWKQYISEDRILKGNKKDNFWEMGEQGPCGPCSEIHVDIRSAEEKAKVDGKTLVNEDHPQVVEIWNLVFMQYNRKANGSLEELPNKHIDTGMGFERLCMVMQNVKSNYDTDVFTPIIREIETITGKDYNKDEKIDIAIRVISDHVRAVAFSIADGQLPSNTGAGYVIRRILRRAVRYGFTFLDKKEPFIYRLVNVLTEKMGKAFPELKAQKQLIENVIKEEEASFLRTLDQGLAILDRIVDNATDKQVSGSKVFELKDTYGFPEDLTDLILREKGFSYNKGEFNKRLKEQQGRGREASELKSDDWTDLIEDEEQEFIGYDQLEAKVKITKYRKVVSKKDGEMYQLVFNLTPFYAEGGGQVGDKGYIQATNGDVSYIVDTKKENNIIIHLTKELPRDVNQVFVAKVDEKQRYRTECNHTATHLLHQALREVLGDHVEQKGSAVHSKYLRFDFSHFSKLTTEQLRDVENFVNARIESKLPLQEGRNVPMEKAIEEGAMALFGEKYGDAVRTVRFGQSIELCGGTHVDNTADIWHFKIVSEGAVASGIRRIEAITNDAVKSYYHDNNRSFFEMKDMLNNAQEPIKALQNLQEENTSLKKQIEQLLKDKAKNIKGELKNEIVEVNGVNFLAKQLDLDPSGIKDLCFELGNQFDNLYLIFGAELDGKAILSCYVSKSLVETKGLNAGTIVRELGKYIHGGGGGQPFFATAGGKNAAGIKDALEAAKSYIA; this is encoded by the coding sequence ATGAATTCTCAAGACGTACGCGCAACTTTTCTTAAGTTCTTCGAAGATAAAAAGCACAGCATTGTGCGATCTGCACCGATGGTGTTAAAGGATGATCCAACATTAATGTTTGTAAACGCAGGGATGGCACCTTTTAAAGAATACTTTTTAGGAAACAGCCAACCAAAAAACAATCGTATAACAGATAGTCAAAAATGTTTGAGAGTCTCTGGTAAACATAACGACCTGGAAGAGGTTGGATATGATACCTACCATCATACTTTATTTGAAATGCTAGGAAACTGGTCTTTTGGTGATTATTTTAAAGAAGAAGCTATTGCTTGGGCATGGGAATTATTGACAGAGGTCTATAAAATTGATAAGGATATTTTATATGTTACTGTTTTTGAGGGTAGTGATGATGACGATAACCTTAAAATGGATACTGAAGCTTACGATCTTTGGAAACAATATATAAGTGAAGACCGTATTTTAAAAGGGAATAAAAAAGATAACTTTTGGGAGATGGGAGAGCAAGGACCTTGTGGGCCTTGTAGCGAAATCCATGTTGATATCCGTTCTGCTGAAGAAAAAGCTAAAGTCGATGGTAAAACTTTAGTAAATGAAGATCATCCGCAGGTGGTAGAAATATGGAATTTGGTTTTTATGCAATACAACCGTAAAGCAAATGGTAGTTTAGAAGAGCTGCCAAATAAACATATTGACACGGGAATGGGATTTGAACGTTTGTGTATGGTAATGCAGAATGTTAAATCTAATTATGATACGGATGTGTTTACACCAATTATAAGAGAAATTGAAACCATTACAGGTAAAGATTATAATAAAGATGAAAAAATAGATATTGCTATTCGTGTTATATCCGACCATGTGCGTGCGGTAGCTTTTTCTATAGCCGATGGACAATTACCTAGTAATACAGGAGCAGGTTATGTTATCCGTCGTATTTTGCGTCGTGCAGTACGTTACGGATTTACCTTTTTAGATAAAAAAGAACCGTTTATATACCGTTTGGTTAATGTGTTAACTGAAAAAATGGGTAAGGCATTCCCGGAATTAAAAGCTCAAAAACAATTAATCGAAAATGTTATAAAAGAAGAAGAAGCATCGTTTTTAAGAACATTAGATCAAGGTTTAGCTATTTTAGATCGCATCGTAGATAATGCAACGGATAAACAAGTGTCTGGATCTAAAGTTTTTGAGCTTAAGGATACTTATGGTTTTCCTGAAGATTTAACCGATTTAATTTTACGTGAAAAAGGATTCTCTTATAATAAAGGTGAATTTAATAAGCGTTTAAAAGAACAACAAGGAAGAGGTCGTGAGGCATCAGAATTAAAATCTGATGATTGGACTGATTTAATTGAAGATGAAGAACAAGAATTTATTGGTTATGACCAATTAGAAGCTAAAGTTAAAATTACAAAATACCGTAAAGTCGTTTCTAAAAAGGATGGCGAAATGTACCAATTGGTATTTAATTTGACACCTTTTTATGCTGAAGGTGGTGGGCAAGTTGGAGATAAAGGTTATATCCAAGCGACAAACGGAGATGTTTCTTATATTGTAGATACTAAAAAAGAGAATAATATAATTATTCACTTAACTAAAGAGTTACCGCGTGATGTTAATCAAGTTTTTGTTGCAAAAGTCGACGAAAAACAACGTTACAGAACAGAGTGTAATCATACAGCTACGCATTTATTGCATCAAGCGTTAAGAGAAGTCTTAGGTGATCATGTAGAGCAAAAAGGAAGTGCGGTACACTCAAAATATTTAAGATTTGATTTTTCACATTTTTCTAAATTAACAACAGAGCAATTACGTGATGTTGAAAATTTTGTAAATGCTAGAATAGAAAGTAAGTTACCATTACAGGAAGGACGTAATGTGCCAATGGAAAAAGCTATAGAAGAAGGTGCTATGGCATTATTTGGAGAGAAATATGGCGATGCTGTACGTACCGTTAGATTTGGTCAGTCCATAGAATTATGTGGTGGTACTCATGTCGATAATACTGCGGATATTTGGCATTTTAAAATTGTGTCGGAAGGCGCTGTAGCATCAGGAATACGTCGTATAGAAGCGATTACAAATGATGCCGTTAAGTCGTATTATCATGATAATAACAGATCGTTTTTTGAAATGAAAGATATGCTTAACAATGCACAAGAGCCTATTAAAGCACTTCAAAATTTACAAGAAGAAAATACGAGTCTTAAAAAACAAATAGAGCAACTATTAAAAGACAAAGCAAAAAATATTAAAGGCGAACTTAAAAACGAAATAGTAGAAGTTAACGGTGTTAACTTTTTAGCTAAACAATTAGATTTAGATCCTTCTGGAATTAAAGATTTATGTTTTGAATTAGGTAACCAATTTGATAATTTATATTTAATTTTTGGAGCAGAGCTAGATGGGAAGGCTATCCTATCGTGTTATGTGTCTAAAAGCTTAGTCGAAACTAAAGGGCTTAATGCAGGAACTATTGTTAGAGAATTAGGAAAATATATCCATGGAGGTGGAGGTGGGCAACCATTTTTTGCAACAGCTGGAGGTAAAAATGCAGCGGGTATTAAGGACGCTTTAGAGGCTGCCAAAAGTTATATTGCGTAG
- a CDS encoding GSCFA domain-containing protein produces the protein MNLRTKIPLKKQAYNLIDYKSKVFLLGSCFAENIGDKFEYFKFQHYVNPFGILFHPKAIHNLVTNALDGKKYTEEDVFINNEQFHSFDAHSKISQHTKSLLLHQLNAASQKTSHYLKQSSHVVITLGTAWVYRFLKTDKIVANCHKIPQQQFQKEILSVDAITTALQSIIAQVKSVNPKVNFIFTVSPVRHVKDGFIQNTQSKSHLIAALHNILDSQSHYFPSYEIMMDELRDYRFYNQDLLHPSSLAVDYIWQRFKDVWMADSTEKIMTDVDTIQKGLQHKPFNPNSTAHLKFVQQLIEKQMVLSTQFPSMKFE, from the coding sequence TTGAATCTAAGAACCAAAATACCATTAAAAAAGCAAGCGTATAATCTTATAGATTATAAGTCTAAAGTATTCCTTTTAGGGTCTTGCTTTGCTGAAAATATTGGGGATAAGTTCGAGTACTTTAAGTTTCAACACTATGTTAATCCGTTTGGTATTTTATTTCATCCTAAAGCCATTCATAATTTAGTCACGAATGCCTTAGATGGTAAGAAATATACAGAGGAGGATGTATTTATTAATAATGAACAGTTTCATAGTTTTGATGCGCATTCTAAAATAAGTCAACATACTAAAAGCTTATTATTACATCAGTTAAATGCTGCTTCTCAAAAAACGAGTCATTATTTAAAACAAAGTTCGCATGTTGTAATAACTTTGGGGACTGCTTGGGTCTATCGTTTTTTGAAGACAGATAAGATTGTCGCTAATTGTCATAAAATTCCGCAACAGCAGTTTCAAAAAGAAATATTAAGTGTTGATGCTATTACGACAGCACTTCAATCTATAATAGCGCAAGTTAAATCTGTAAACCCTAAGGTGAATTTTATTTTTACAGTGTCTCCTGTTAGACATGTAAAAGATGGTTTTATTCAAAATACACAAAGCAAATCGCATTTGATTGCAGCTTTACATAATATCTTAGATAGTCAATCGCATTATTTTCCGTCTTATGAAATTATGATGGATGAGTTGCGTGATTATCGTTTTTATAATCAAGATTTATTGCATCCAAGCTCATTGGCAGTAGATTATATCTGGCAGCGTTTTAAGGATGTTTGGATGGCAGATTCTACAGAAAAAATAATGACTGATGTGGACACGATTCAAAAAGGGTTACAGCATAAGCCCTTTAATCCAAACTCTACAGCACACCTTAAATTTGTCCAGCAATTAATTGAAAAACAAATGGTATTAAGTACTCAGTTTCCAAGTATGAAATTTGAATAA